A window from Aliamphritea hakodatensis encodes these proteins:
- a CDS encoding cbb3-type cytochrome c oxidase subunit I, producing MKYQSQSVAKPYFIAAIGLFVGQILFGLIMGLQYVIGDFLFPEIPFNVARMVHTNLLIVWLLFGFMGSTYYMVPEESKTELYSPKLAMLLFWVFLVAGALTIVGYLAVPYARLAELTGNDLLPTMGREFLEQPTITKIGIVIVALGFLFNVGMTLLRGRKTVITMVLFLGLVGLAVFFLFSFYNPHNPVLDKMFWWWVVHLWVEGVWELILGAILAFTLIKVTGVDREVIEKWLYVIIAMALITGLLGTGHHYFFIGTPEYWLWVGSVFSALEPIPFFMMTLFAFNMVNKRRRQHPNRVAVLWALGTGVMAFLGAGVWGFLHTLAPVNYYTHGSQITAAHGHMAFYGAYVMIVLTMISYAMPMLNGREAANSNKSQVTEMWGFWLMTVSMVFITLFLTGAGILQVYLQRFSDTPLPFMIVQDKIELFYWLREVAGVIFLLGLIVYIVSFFVKGEEARLKPAEQTLVE from the coding sequence ATGAAGTATCAATCTCAAAGTGTAGCCAAACCGTATTTTATTGCGGCAATTGGCCTGTTCGTCGGACAGATCCTGTTCGGCCTGATTATGGGGCTTCAGTATGTGATCGGTGATTTCCTGTTCCCGGAAATTCCGTTCAACGTGGCCCGTATGGTACACACCAACTTACTGATCGTTTGGTTGCTGTTCGGCTTTATGGGGTCCACCTATTACATGGTGCCTGAAGAGTCTAAAACCGAACTGTATTCGCCGAAGCTGGCAATGCTCCTGTTCTGGGTCTTCCTGGTGGCCGGTGCGCTGACCATTGTAGGTTATCTGGCGGTGCCTTATGCACGTCTGGCAGAGCTGACCGGCAATGATCTGTTGCCAACCATGGGGCGGGAGTTCCTTGAACAGCCAACCATTACCAAAATCGGTATTGTGATTGTGGCGCTGGGCTTCCTGTTCAACGTGGGTATGACACTGTTACGTGGCCGTAAGACTGTTATCACCATGGTGCTGTTCCTGGGTCTGGTAGGACTGGCGGTATTCTTCCTGTTCTCTTTCTATAACCCGCATAACCCTGTGCTGGATAAGATGTTCTGGTGGTGGGTTGTTCACCTGTGGGTTGAAGGTGTATGGGAACTGATCCTGGGTGCAATCCTGGCCTTCACACTTATCAAGGTAACCGGTGTTGACCGTGAAGTGATCGAGAAGTGGCTGTACGTGATCATCGCAATGGCTCTGATTACAGGTCTGCTGGGTACCGGTCACCACTACTTCTTCATCGGTACACCTGAGTACTGGTTGTGGGTAGGCTCAGTGTTCTCTGCACTGGAACCGATTCCGTTCTTCATGATGACTCTGTTTGCTTTCAACATGGTGAACAAGCGTCGTCGTCAGCACCCGAACCGTGTGGCGGTTCTGTGGGCGCTGGGTACCGGTGTAATGGCCTTCCTGGGTGCCGGTGTATGGGGCTTCCTGCACACGCTGGCGCCGGTTAACTACTACACCCACGGTTCGCAGATTACTGCTGCACACGGTCACATGGCCTTCTACGGTGCATACGTAATGATCGTACTGACTATGATCTCTTATGCGATGCCAATGCTGAACGGACGTGAAGCGGCGAACAGCAACAAGTCTCAGGTCACAGAAATGTGGGGCTTCTGGCTGATGACTGTTTCCATGGTCTTCATCACTCTGTTCCTGACCGGCGCAGGTATCCTGCAGGTTTACCTGCAACGCTTCAGCGATACACCGCTGCCGTTCATGATAGTGCAGGATAAGATCGAGCTGTTCTACTGGCTGCGTGAGGTTGCCGGTGTGATCTTCCTGCTTGGCCTGATCGTCTACATCGTAAGCTTCTTTGTGAAGGGTGAAGAAGCCCGTCTGAAGCCTGCCGAGCAGACATTAGTAGAGTAA
- a CDS encoding 4Fe-4S binding protein, producing the protein MKQPNQRLRTLTRSAFFALFLVAPVLDIFRYDLTAGHFVIFTYPLSLGLESIQGNDAALQILLRVLLPAVILIAAGIWIAYRFGRLYCGWLCPHFSVVELINGRMEKLLGRPTIWEAGSKPHSVSSWLILVIVAVLIAFTWAVGLLGYLLPPLELYQDLLTGELGFTSWLFLGVATALFTIDFLFARHLFCKFGCALGVFQSLVWMMNPKALMVSFDAGRAALCKDCDKACDKACPMRLPARSIKRKKFTCTQCSECIQACNQVQKDNPDGSLLHWGNGDPRRSSDADKIIPSVDIGAQK; encoded by the coding sequence ATGAAGCAGCCAAACCAACGCTTAAGAACTCTGACCCGCAGCGCATTCTTTGCGCTGTTTCTCGTTGCGCCGGTTCTGGATATTTTCCGTTACGATCTGACCGCCGGCCATTTCGTAATTTTTACCTATCCGCTGAGTCTGGGGCTGGAATCGATTCAGGGGAATGACGCCGCACTGCAGATTTTGCTGCGGGTGCTGTTACCTGCGGTAATACTGATTGCAGCGGGTATCTGGATTGCTTACCGCTTCGGGCGGCTCTATTGCGGTTGGCTGTGTCCGCATTTCTCAGTGGTTGAACTGATTAACGGCCGGATGGAAAAGCTGCTGGGACGGCCGACTATCTGGGAAGCCGGTTCAAAGCCTCACAGTGTGTCTTCCTGGCTGATTCTTGTCATCGTCGCGGTGCTTATCGCCTTTACCTGGGCGGTCGGTTTGCTGGGGTATCTGTTGCCGCCGCTGGAGCTTTATCAGGATTTATTAACCGGTGAGCTGGGGTTTACCAGCTGGCTGTTTTTAGGTGTGGCCACCGCCCTGTTTACCATTGATTTTCTGTTTGCCCGTCATCTGTTCTGTAAATTTGGCTGTGCACTGGGTGTGTTTCAGAGCCTGGTCTGGATGATGAATCCTAAAGCGCTGATGGTGAGCTTCGATGCCGGCCGTGCCGCGCTGTGTAAAGACTGCGATAAAGCCTGTGATAAAGCCTGTCCGATGCGTTTGCCTGCCCGCAGTATCAAGCGGAAGAAGTTTACCTGCACCCAGTGCAGCGAATGTATTCAGGCCTGTAACCAGGTGCAGAAAGATAACCCTGACGGCAGCCTGCTGCACTGGGGTAACGGCGATCCGCGACGCAGTTCTGATGCGGATAAAATTATTCCCAGTGTTGATATAGGAGCCCAGAAATGA
- a CDS encoding cytochrome c oxidase subunit 3 has protein sequence MTAQADINIRQLPGDFAVWLFILAELSVFALFFILYAITRLRFPDMFAEGQAQLSVLAGVGNTLALLTSSWFVARAQLKVHRGQAGGNVFLLLALVSACVYLWIKGSEYQHSAALGFDLGTNDFYFFYYGLTAFHMFHVILGMLVLVWLMVQNGRGRYRDGCMNEFESGASYWHMVDLLWLVLFPLVYLL, from the coding sequence ATGACCGCGCAGGCCGACATTAATATCAGACAGTTGCCCGGGGACTTCGCCGTCTGGCTGTTTATCCTTGCTGAACTGAGTGTTTTTGCACTGTTCTTTATTCTCTATGCCATTACCCGGCTGCGCTTTCCGGATATGTTTGCTGAAGGGCAGGCACAATTGAGTGTGCTGGCCGGCGTGGGCAATACGCTGGCATTACTGACAAGTAGCTGGTTTGTGGCCCGTGCCCAGCTGAAGGTACACCGGGGGCAGGCCGGTGGTAATGTTTTTCTGTTGCTGGCACTGGTCTCTGCCTGCGTGTATCTGTGGATAAAAGGCTCAGAATATCAGCATTCGGCAGCGCTGGGGTTTGATCTGGGAACCAACGACTTTTACTTCTTTTATTACGGCCTGACAGCCTTTCATATGTTTCACGTCATTCTGGGCATGCTGGTGCTGGTATGGCTGATGGTGCAGAACGGGCGCGGAAGGTACCGCGACGGCTGTATGAATGAATTTGAAAGCGGAGCCAGTTACTGGCACATGGTAGACCTTCTCTGGTTAGTACTCTTTCCTTTGGTATATCTCTTATGA
- a CDS encoding cytochrome C oxidase subunit IV family protein, protein MSEARLTDSIWILLILVTVAMAYFGENGAITFAAVVLILSASAVKAFCVVDYFMGLRKAPRVWRFMLLAYAPVIGVIVSVTYLF, encoded by the coding sequence ATGAGCGAAGCACGTTTAACAGACAGTATCTGGATATTATTGATATTGGTCACGGTCGCCATGGCATATTTCGGCGAGAATGGTGCCATTACCTTCGCAGCAGTTGTGCTTATTCTGTCTGCCAGTGCAGTGAAAGCATTCTGTGTTGTGGATTATTTTATGGGGCTCAGAAAAGCTCCGCGGGTATGGCGTTTTATGTTACTGGCATACGCTCCGGTGATCGGGGTGATTGTGAGTGTGACTTATCTGTTTTGA
- a CDS encoding CbbQ/NirQ/NorQ/GpvN family protein codes for MNNLTTIDTSAAGSAAFYQPQGNEEALFMHAYEHQLPVLLKGPTGCGKTRFISYMAEKLGLPLHTVACHDDLSASDLVGRHLIGDGCTVWSDGPLTRAVREGGICYLDEVVEARKDTTVVIHPLTDDRRILPIDRTGEVLEAPDNFMLIVSYNPGYQNVLKGMKPSTRQRFLSMSFDYLPAAEETAVIVHETGVDEAIATRLVALANSLRELKDQDLEEGASTRLLVYTATLIAAGFDPLQACRAGMIEPLTDDAQTVVGLMELAQATFGAA; via the coding sequence ATGAATAATCTGACAACCATCGATACTTCCGCGGCAGGCTCTGCTGCTTTTTATCAGCCACAGGGCAATGAAGAAGCGCTGTTTATGCACGCTTATGAACACCAGTTGCCGGTATTGCTGAAAGGGCCGACCGGTTGCGGTAAAACCCGTTTTATCAGTTATATGGCTGAAAAGCTTGGCCTGCCGCTGCACACGGTCGCCTGTCATGATGACCTCAGTGCCTCGGATCTGGTTGGCCGCCATCTGATCGGCGATGGCTGCACCGTCTGGAGCGACGGTCCCCTGACCCGCGCGGTACGTGAAGGGGGCATCTGTTATCTGGATGAAGTCGTGGAAGCCCGTAAAGATACCACCGTGGTTATTCACCCGCTGACAGATGACCGGCGTATTCTGCCGATCGACCGGACCGGTGAGGTGCTGGAAGCCCCGGATAATTTTATGCTGATCGTGTCTTATAACCCGGGCTATCAGAATGTACTCAAGGGGATGAAGCCGAGTACCCGGCAGCGTTTTCTGTCGATGAGCTTTGATTACCTGCCAGCGGCTGAAGAAACGGCCGTCATCGTGCATGAAACCGGTGTTGATGAGGCCATCGCGACCCGTTTAGTAGCGCTGGCGAACAGCCTCCGGGAACTGAAAGATCAGGATCTGGAAGAAGGCGCCAGTACCCGCTTGCTGGTCTACACAGCCACGCTGATTGCAGCAGGCTTTGATCCGTTACAGGCGTGCCGGGCAGGTATGATCGAACCGCTGACCGACGATGCCCAGACCGTTGTCGGCTTAATGGAGCTGGCGCAGGCAACCTTTGGCGCAGCGTAA
- a CDS encoding nitric oxide reductase activation protein NorD, producing MEERVGQIWDKWITKLAYQGYPEAAVQLDDVKAALGVFYRGLGGDSGLTISATTPTLHRARRNWLHRVAGTGSKVELAWYDERCLYLPQRLDVFPQAELNRELYFWLAALAGTPATAEVHLGMNWLVDNQQRCLQTLSLYPGLKPRYQRLVDAFLRLRDPAELKHSGQAAVLSAVYQALREPGSVTELPADDFAPDPVPLWLHPNPPRAEGLHSEDNGKDRDSSQGQSKQGEQRRRQAERVEKPEENGTTLGVRHEADLFSYAEFCQMDRGSEDEDDLDQAESIANDIDKMSVTQDSTPVASRIKFDLDLPSAQEDDIPLGEGIRYPEWDYKRQVLLPDYSCIIPMQSRNAQASDLPAHLQTTARRLRRQFEMLTNRSVRLRSQYDGDELDIDAYLQHRTALATGKGDDGRLYSQKRRLQRDMSCLLLADLSLSTDAWVGTQNAEDDCQVIDVIRDSLYLFSESLHASEDQFAIHGFSSRRREHVRFNCLKDFGETYNDTVRGRIADISPGFYTRMGAAIRHASALLAKQPAEKKLLLLVTDGKPNDLDRYEGRHGIEDTRKAIQEARSMGLVPFCITIDEQANQYLPYLFGRQGYTFIHRATQLPKKLPQLYLKLTGKLLEH from the coding sequence ATGGAAGAGCGGGTCGGTCAGATATGGGATAAGTGGATCACTAAACTGGCGTATCAGGGATATCCTGAGGCGGCGGTTCAGCTGGATGATGTCAAAGCTGCTCTGGGGGTTTTCTACCGCGGGCTGGGCGGAGACAGTGGCCTGACGATCAGTGCCACCACACCGACTCTGCACCGTGCCCGCCGTAACTGGCTGCACCGGGTGGCCGGTACCGGCAGTAAGGTTGAGCTGGCCTGGTATGACGAACGTTGTCTTTATTTGCCACAGCGTCTGGATGTTTTTCCACAGGCAGAACTGAACCGCGAACTGTATTTCTGGCTGGCAGCACTGGCGGGTACGCCGGCAACGGCTGAAGTGCATCTGGGGATGAACTGGCTGGTGGATAACCAGCAGCGCTGCCTGCAAACCCTGTCATTGTATCCCGGGCTGAAGCCCCGTTATCAGCGGCTGGTGGATGCGTTTCTCCGGCTGCGTGATCCTGCTGAACTGAAGCACAGCGGTCAGGCAGCGGTGTTGTCGGCGGTGTATCAGGCGTTACGTGAGCCGGGCTCGGTAACAGAATTGCCGGCGGATGATTTTGCACCGGATCCGGTACCTTTGTGGTTGCACCCGAATCCGCCCCGGGCGGAAGGGTTGCACAGTGAAGATAACGGCAAAGACCGGGATTCTTCGCAGGGGCAGAGTAAACAGGGTGAACAGCGCCGCCGTCAGGCGGAGCGGGTGGAAAAGCCCGAGGAGAACGGTACCACACTGGGGGTACGGCACGAGGCTGATCTGTTTTCCTATGCTGAGTTTTGTCAGATGGACCGGGGCTCTGAAGACGAGGATGACCTGGATCAGGCCGAATCCATTGCCAATGATATCGACAAAATGTCCGTCACCCAGGACAGTACACCGGTGGCAAGCCGGATTAAGTTTGATCTGGATCTGCCATCCGCTCAGGAAGACGATATTCCCCTCGGCGAAGGTATCCGCTATCCGGAGTGGGACTATAAACGGCAGGTATTGCTGCCGGATTACAGCTGTATCATTCCGATGCAAAGCCGAAATGCGCAGGCCAGTGATTTACCGGCTCACTTACAGACAACAGCCCGGCGTCTGCGCCGTCAGTTTGAAATGCTGACTAACCGTTCCGTGCGGTTACGCAGTCAGTATGACGGCGATGAACTGGACATTGATGCCTACCTTCAGCACCGCACTGCACTGGCGACCGGAAAGGGCGATGATGGCCGCTTATACAGCCAGAAACGGCGGTTACAGCGGGACATGTCCTGCCTGTTGCTGGCGGATCTGTCGTTATCCACAGATGCCTGGGTGGGCACTCAGAATGCGGAAGATGACTGTCAGGTGATAGATGTGATCCGTGACAGCCTCTATCTGTTTTCAGAAAGCCTGCATGCCAGCGAGGATCAGTTCGCCATTCACGGTTTTTCCTCCCGTCGGCGGGAGCATGTCCGCTTTAACTGTCTGAAGGATTTCGGCGAAACTTATAACGACACGGTACGTGGCCGTATCGCTGATATTTCACCGGGCTTTTATACCCGCATGGGGGCCGCTATCCGTCATGCGTCGGCACTGTTGGCGAAGCAGCCGGCGGAGAAAAAACTGCTCTTGCTGGTGACTGATGGTAAGCCTAACGACCTTGACCGCTATGAAGGCCGGCACGGTATTGAAGATACCCGTAAGGCGATTCAGGAAGCCCGCAGCATGGGGCTGGTACCATTCTGTATCACCATTGATGAGCAGGCTAATCAGTATCTGCCATATCTGTTTGGCCGTCAGGGATACACCTTTATTCACCGGGCAACCCAGTTACCGAAAAAGCTGCCGCAACTGTATCTGAAACTTACTGGCAAGCTGCTGGAACACTGA